A window from Salvelinus sp. IW2-2015 linkage group LG5, ASM291031v2, whole genome shotgun sequence encodes these proteins:
- the LOC111963938 gene encoding small glutamine-rich tetratricopeptide repeat-containing protein beta-like, with product MAVEKRLAFSIVQFLRDQTHCGALNSDEQESLEVAIQCLETTFKINSSDCHLAAPQPLTEIFLNSLLKNDQNNPAPPETSPSPEDTERAEQLKNEGNNHMKEENYSCAVECYSKAINLDLRNAVYYCNRAAAHSRLGNYTEATGDCERAIGIDPSYSKAYGRMGLAFTAMNKYPEAISYFKKALVLDPENDTYKSNLKIAEQKQKEAVSPIATGLGFDMASLINNPAFISMAASVMQNQQVQQLMSGMMSNAVGGPAAGVGGLSDISSLIEAGQQFAQQIQHQNPELIEQLRNHIRSRSFSGSAEEHS from the exons ATGGCAGTGGAGAAGCGCTTGGCATTCTCTATTGTGCAGTTCCTGCGAGATCAAACTCACTGTGGTGCTTTGAATTCCGATGAGCAGGAAAGCCTCGAAG TTGCAATACAATGTTTGGAGACCACCTTCAAGATCAACTCCAGTGACTGTCATCTCGCAGCACCACAACCTCTKACTGAAATATTCCTCAATTCTCTCCTCAAG AATGATCAGAATAACCCGGCGCCACCAGAGACGTCCCCATCACCAGAAGACACAGAGAGGGCAGAACAACTGAAGAATGAAG GGAATAATCACATGAAAGAGGAGAACTACAGCTGCGCGGTGGAATGCTACTCTAAAGCCATCAATCTGGACCTCCGAAACGCTGTCTACTACTGCAACAG GGCTGCAGCCCACAGTAGACTGGGTAACTACACAGAAGCAACGGGGGACTGTGAGAGGGCCATAGGGATCGACCCCAGCTACAGTAAAGCCTATGGGAGAATGGG ATTGGCATTTACTGCTATGAATAAGTACCCAGAGGCCATCTCCTACTTTAAGAAAGCTCTGGTGTTAGATCCAGAGAACGACACCTACAAATCCAACCTGAAGATTGCTGAGCAAAAGCAAAAAGAGGCAGTCAGTCCT ATAGCTACGGGACTGGGATTTGACATGGCCAGCCTCATCAACAACCCTGCCTTCATCAGCATG GCCGCCAGTGTGATGCAGAACCAGCAAGTGCAACAGCT TATGTCTGGGATGATGTCCAATGCAGTTGGGGGTCCAGCAGCAGGAGTGGGAGGACTGTCGGACATCTCCAGCCTGATTGAAGC CGGTCAGCAGTTTGCCCAGCAGATCCAGCATCAGAACCCAGAGTTGATCGAACAGCTGAGGAACCACATCCGCAGCCGCTCCTTCAGTGGCAGTGCTGAGGAGCACTCGTGA